In Nocardioides sp. WS12, the DNA window GCTGCAGCGCGCCGGATCCCACGCCGAAGTCGTCGCGCATCTCCGGGAACGCCGGAAACGGGGTGTCGATGCTGAACGGCCCGATCATCGAGAGGCAGGCCAGCACGATCGGCACGACGACCAGCAGCCGGGCGGACGTGGCTTCTCGGGTCGCGGTCACCCCCGCATCACATCACTCCTGCCGCCGCGAGCGTCAGTCGGCCAAGGGACTCGAGCCCTAGGGTGATCGCCATGACGGCCACGCGGATCCATGTGCGCGACGGAGGCGTCAGCCTCGTTCTCGAGTACGACGCCAGTTGGGCCAACGGTCTGCCCCGCGTCCTGCACTGGGGCGATGACCTGGGGCGCCTCGGTTCGCGCCAGCTGGCCGATCTGGCGGAGGCCGCCCGTCCCCGCCGCGGCAACAGCGCGTTCAGCGTCCCGGGGATTCCGTCGCTGGTTCCCGTCGAGTCGGAAGGCTGGCTGGGCCGTCCCGGCCTGATCGGCAGCCGCCAGGGCGCGGGCCACGTCACCCGGCTGGCGGTCACCGGCCACGAGACGATCCCGCAGGGCGTCCGGTTCCACGTCGTCGACGAGGCGGCGGAGATCTCGCTGGACCTGACCGTCACGCTGTCCCCGCACGGTGTGGCGCGACTCGGTGCCGAACTGAAGAACACCGGCCGGACGTCGTACGAACTGGATCATCTGGGGTTGTCCCTGCCGGTGCCGAGCCACGCGACCGAGGTGCTCAGCCTGGCCGGCAGCCAGGGCCACGAGCGCGTCCCGCAACGGCTCCCGCTCGGCGTCGGCGCGCACGTGCGCGAGAACCGCAAGGGCCGCCCCGGCCACGACTCGCCGCTCGTCCTGGTCGCCGGCGAGAGCGGGTTCGGCTGGGAGTCGGGCGAGGTGTGGGGCGTACACCTGGCGTGGTCCGGCAATCAGGTCCAGGCCGCTGAACGGCTCTACCACGGCGAGGCGGTGCTGGCCTCGGGCGAACTCCTGCTCCCCCGCGAAGTGAGCCTCGCGCCCGGTGAGACCTACACGGCGCCCGAGATCTGGGCGAGCCACGGCCACGGCCTCAACGAACTGTCCGGCCGCCTGCACCAGGAGATCCGCGCCCGCTCCACCCACCCGAAGGCCCAGCGCAAGGTGCTGCTCAACACCTGGCAGGCCGTGTACTTCAAGGCCACCCCCGAGCGACTGATGCCGCTCGTCGACGCAGCTGCGGCCGTCGGGGTGGAGCGGTTCGTCGTGGACGACGGCTGGTTCCGCGGCCGCAACAACGCGCGCGCCGCACTCGGTGACTGGGAGGTCGACCGGACGAAGTGGCCCGACGGACTGAAGCCGCTCGTCGACAAGGTCACCGCTGCGGGCATGGAGTTCGGCATCTGGGTGGAACCGGAGATGGTCAATCCCGACTCGGACCTCGCGCGCGCCCACCCGGACTGGATCCTCCGGCCCGGACCGGGCGACGGACCGGACTCGCTGGGGTTGCCGTCGCGGTTCCAGTACGTCCTCGATCTCGCCAACCCCGGCGCGTACAGGTTCGTCGCCAAGGCGTTGCACAAGCTGCTCGACCAGCACCCCATCGGCTACCTCAAGTGGGACCACAACCGCCCGGTCACCGAGGCCGGTCACGGCCCGACCCACACGCCCGGCGTCCGGGCCCACACGCTCGCCGTCTACCGGCTCATCGACGAACTGAAGAAGCGCCACCCGGGCCTGGAGATCGAGTCGTGCGCCAGCGGCGGCGCCCGGATCGACCTCGGCATCCTCGCCCGCACCGACCGGATCTGGGCCAGCGACTGCATCGACGCCCTCGACCGGCAGGAGGTGCAGCGCTGGACGCAGTTGCTGGTCCCGCCCGAACTCGTCGGCACGCACCTCGGCCCCGAGACCGCGCACTCGACCGGACGCACCCAGCCGCTCGACTTCCGCGCCGCCACGGCGCTGTGGGGCCACTTCGGCATCGAGTGGAACCTCGCGAAGCTCGCGCCCGAAGACCTCCCCGTGGTCCGCAGCTGGGTCGAGCTCCACAAGAGCCTGCGGCCGTTGCTGCACCGCGGTCGCGTCGTCGTGGCCGACCACCCGGATCCGACCCTGTGGGTGCACGGCGTGGTCGCGCAGGACCAGCGCGATGCGGTGTTCGCGATGACGTCGCTCGGCAAGCCCGCCACCTCGCCCCGTGGCCGGGTCCGGTTGCCCGGCCTCGACCCGTCGACGTCGTACGACGTCCGGTTGCTCAGCCCCGACGGGGCGGGTGAGCCGCCGTGGGCCGTGCCCAGCTGGTTGGCCGGCAAGGGCGTGCGCCTGCCGGGACGGGTGCTGGGCAGTGCTGGCGTGCAGGTGCCGGCGATGAAGCCGCAGCAGACCTGCCTGCTACGAGCCACCGCTCGCTAGAGTGGTCGGGATGACCCTCGGCGAGATGGACCTCCACCTCGTTGCGGAAGGCCGTCACGAGCAGCTCTGGCAGGTGCTCGGCGCCCACATCCGCATCGAGCCGGTAGCGGGCACCAACTTCGTGGTCTGGGCACCGAACGCACGCCAGGTCGCCGTCGCGGGTGACTTCAACGGCTGGGACGGTTCGACCCACCGGATGGCGCCGATCGGTTCGGGGCTCTGGGAGACGTTCGTCCCCGGTGTGGGAGCGGGCGCGACGTACCAGTTCGTGATCGAGGGCGCCGACGGCGTGTGGCGCCACAAGGCCGATCCGATGGCCTTCCACGCCCAGCCGCCGCCGGAGAAGGCCTCGCGCGTCTTCGCCTCCTCGCACGTGTGGCAGGACCAGGCGTGGCTGGCCGAGCGGGCCGGACGGCAGCCGGTCAACGAGCCGATGGCGACGTACGAGATGCATCTCGGCTCGTGGAAGAAGCACCCGGACGGCTCGTTCTGGACCTACGACGAACTCGCCGCGGACCTCCCCGCCTATCTGAGCGACCTCGGCTTCACGCACGTCGAAATGATGCCCGTCATGCAGCACCCGTTCGGCGGGTCCTGGGGCTACCACGTGACGTCGTACTTCGCGCCGGACGCGCGGTTCGGCGACCCCGACGGGTTCCGGCGACTCGTCGACGCGCTGCACGCAGCGGGCATCTCCGTGATCCTCGACTGGGTGCCCGGCCACTTCGCGACCGATGACTGGGCGCTGGTCCGTTTCGACGGCACCGCGCTCTACGAACACCCCGACCCCCAGCGCGGCTGGCATGCCGAGTGGGGCTCGCACATCTTCGACTTCGGCCGGCCCGAGGTGCGCAACTTCCTCGTCGCCAACGCGCTGTACTGGCTCGAGGAGTTCCACGTCGACGGGCTCCGCGTCGACGGCGTCGCATCGATGCTCTACCTGAACTACGGCCGCAAGGACGGTGAGTGGACGCCCAATCAGTACGGCGGCCACGAGCACCTCGAAGCCGTCCGCTTCCTGCAGGAACTCAACGCCACCGCCTACAAGCGGATGCCCGGCGTCGTCACGATCGCCGAGGAATCGACGGCCTGGCCCGGCGTCACCGGTGCCACCTCGGGCGGCGGGCTGGGTTTCGGCTTCAAGTGGAACATGGGCTGGATGCACGACAGCCTCGGCTACCTGCAGCACGACCCGATCCACCGCGCCTACCACCACGGCGAGATGTCGTTCTCGATGGTCTACGCGTTCTCGGAGAACTACGTGCTGCCGCTCAGCCACGACGAAGTCGTGCACGGCAAGGGCTCGCTGGTGCGCAAGATGCCCGGCGACCGCTGGCAGCAACTCGCCAACCTGCGGGCCTATCTGGCGTTCATGTGGGCGCATCCCGGCAAGCAGTTGCTGATGATGGGCTGCGAGTTCGCGCAGGAGACCGAGTGGGCCGAGTCCCGCGAGCTGGACTGGTGGCTGCTCGCGAAGCCCGACCACCGCGGCATGCAGGACTTCGTGCGCGACCTCAACCACCGCTACCGCGACGAGGCGGCGCTGTGGCGCCTCGACAACGACCCCGCCGGCTTCGCATGGATCGACGCCCAGGACGCCGGTCACAACACGTTCTCCTTCGTACGACGCGCTGCTGCTGGGTCGGGCGTGCCCGATCTCGTGTGCGTCTCCAACTTCGCTGCGATCCCCCACGACTACCGCCTGGGCCTCCCGTCCGCCGGCGCGTGGGCCGAGGTGCTCAACACCGACGCGACGTCGTACGGCGGAACGGGAGTGGGGAACCTCGGCACCGTCGAGGCGATCGCCGCCGGGCCGCTCGAGGCGAACGCTCCGGGCGGCAGTCCGGCGTACGCAACGCTCGTCCTGCCACCACTTGCGACGCTGTGGTTGAGGTCCCCCATAAGGTAATCCTGTGTCCGACCCGGAGATCCGCCACACGACTGTCGATGACGGCATCGCCAGGCTCACCTGGACCTCCGGTC includes these proteins:
- a CDS encoding alpha-galactosidase produces the protein MTATRIHVRDGGVSLVLEYDASWANGLPRVLHWGDDLGRLGSRQLADLAEAARPRRGNSAFSVPGIPSLVPVESEGWLGRPGLIGSRQGAGHVTRLAVTGHETIPQGVRFHVVDEAAEISLDLTVTLSPHGVARLGAELKNTGRTSYELDHLGLSLPVPSHATEVLSLAGSQGHERVPQRLPLGVGAHVRENRKGRPGHDSPLVLVAGESGFGWESGEVWGVHLAWSGNQVQAAERLYHGEAVLASGELLLPREVSLAPGETYTAPEIWASHGHGLNELSGRLHQEIRARSTHPKAQRKVLLNTWQAVYFKATPERLMPLVDAAAAVGVERFVVDDGWFRGRNNARAALGDWEVDRTKWPDGLKPLVDKVTAAGMEFGIWVEPEMVNPDSDLARAHPDWILRPGPGDGPDSLGLPSRFQYVLDLANPGAYRFVAKALHKLLDQHPIGYLKWDHNRPVTEAGHGPTHTPGVRAHTLAVYRLIDELKKRHPGLEIESCASGGARIDLGILARTDRIWASDCIDALDRQEVQRWTQLLVPPELVGTHLGPETAHSTGRTQPLDFRAATALWGHFGIEWNLAKLAPEDLPVVRSWVELHKSLRPLLHRGRVVVADHPDPTLWVHGVVAQDQRDAVFAMTSLGKPATSPRGRVRLPGLDPSTSYDVRLLSPDGAGEPPWAVPSWLAGKGVRLPGRVLGSAGVQVPAMKPQQTCLLRATAR
- the glgB gene encoding 1,4-alpha-glucan branching protein GlgB, yielding MTLGEMDLHLVAEGRHEQLWQVLGAHIRIEPVAGTNFVVWAPNARQVAVAGDFNGWDGSTHRMAPIGSGLWETFVPGVGAGATYQFVIEGADGVWRHKADPMAFHAQPPPEKASRVFASSHVWQDQAWLAERAGRQPVNEPMATYEMHLGSWKKHPDGSFWTYDELAADLPAYLSDLGFTHVEMMPVMQHPFGGSWGYHVTSYFAPDARFGDPDGFRRLVDALHAAGISVILDWVPGHFATDDWALVRFDGTALYEHPDPQRGWHAEWGSHIFDFGRPEVRNFLVANALYWLEEFHVDGLRVDGVASMLYLNYGRKDGEWTPNQYGGHEHLEAVRFLQELNATAYKRMPGVVTIAEESTAWPGVTGATSGGGLGFGFKWNMGWMHDSLGYLQHDPIHRAYHHGEMSFSMVYAFSENYVLPLSHDEVVHGKGSLVRKMPGDRWQQLANLRAYLAFMWAHPGKQLLMMGCEFAQETEWAESRELDWWLLAKPDHRGMQDFVRDLNHRYRDEAALWRLDNDPAGFAWIDAQDAGHNTFSFVRRAAAGSGVPDLVCVSNFAAIPHDYRLGLPSAGAWAEVLNTDATSYGGTGVGNLGTVEAIAAGPLEANAPGGSPAYATLVLPPLATLWLRSPIR